One stretch of Clavibacter californiensis DNA includes these proteins:
- a CDS encoding dipeptidase codes for MTDAPAPAASPALADRVARLLDAQGIVDGHDDLAWALRERAVRECGPSASVADDVIARLAVEDAVPGLHTDLPRLARGRVAAQFWSVWVPDLPGIDPVRSTIEQIDVVRRLVAAHPDRLALAVTADDVERVVASGRIASLMGMEGGHSIGGSLGALRTMRALGVRYMTLTHNANVAWADSATDAPVHHGLSPAGERVVAEMERIGMLIDLSHVSADAMRHALRIARRPVLFSHSGARAACDVPRNVPDDVLAALPGNGGVCMATFVPQFVSPAVAEWHDETLALAVAEGVDPRDHEGVQAVAARRPGERPRATLADVVRHVERIREVAGPRHVGLGGDYDGIDRTPDGLEDVSRYPALIAALAERGWSDDDLRALAGGNALRVLRAADADDEVSRGAADAGELA; via the coding sequence ATGACGGACGCACCCGCACCCGCCGCCTCGCCCGCGCTCGCCGACCGCGTCGCGCGGCTGCTCGACGCGCAGGGGATCGTCGACGGCCACGACGACCTCGCCTGGGCGCTCCGCGAGCGCGCGGTGCGGGAGTGCGGGCCGAGCGCATCCGTCGCCGACGACGTGATCGCGCGCCTCGCCGTGGAGGACGCCGTGCCCGGGCTGCACACCGACCTGCCGCGCCTGGCGCGCGGCCGGGTGGCGGCGCAGTTCTGGTCGGTGTGGGTGCCGGACCTGCCGGGCATCGATCCCGTGCGCTCGACCATCGAGCAGATCGACGTGGTGCGCCGCCTCGTCGCCGCGCACCCGGACCGGCTCGCGCTCGCCGTGACCGCGGACGACGTCGAGCGCGTCGTCGCGTCCGGACGCATCGCGTCGCTGATGGGCATGGAGGGCGGCCACTCGATCGGCGGATCCCTCGGCGCGCTGCGGACCATGCGCGCGCTCGGCGTCCGGTACATGACGCTCACGCACAACGCGAACGTGGCGTGGGCCGACTCGGCGACCGACGCGCCCGTGCACCACGGGCTGAGCCCGGCGGGCGAGCGCGTGGTGGCCGAGATGGAGAGGATCGGCATGCTCATCGACCTCTCGCACGTGTCGGCCGACGCGATGCGGCACGCGCTGCGGATCGCCCGGCGGCCCGTGCTGTTCAGCCATTCGGGGGCGCGCGCCGCGTGCGACGTGCCGCGGAACGTGCCCGACGACGTGCTCGCCGCGCTGCCGGGGAACGGCGGCGTCTGCATGGCCACGTTCGTGCCGCAGTTCGTGTCGCCCGCGGTCGCGGAGTGGCACGACGAGACGCTCGCGCTGGCCGTGGCGGAGGGCGTGGATCCGCGCGACCACGAGGGCGTGCAGGCCGTCGCCGCGCGTCGGCCCGGGGAGCGGCCGCGCGCGACGCTGGCGGACGTGGTGCGGCACGTGGAGCGGATCCGCGAGGTCGCCGGGCCGCGGCACGTGGGCCTCGGCGGCGACTACGACGGCATCGACCGCACGCCCGACGGGCTCGAGGACGTGTCGCGCTACCCGGCGCTGATCGCCGCGCTCGCCGAGCGCGGCTGGTCGGACGACGACCTCCGCGCGCTCGCGGGCGGCAACGCGCTGCGCGTGCTCCGGGCGGCCGACGCGGACGACGAGGTGTCGCGCGGGGCGGCGGACGCGGGGGAGCTGGCGTGA
- a CDS encoding NAD(P)/FAD-dependent oxidoreductase: MDITQRIEGQQEWDAVVIGGGLAGSSAALMLARARRSVLVVDAGQPRNAVAAHMHGVLGHDGKPPRQLVAEGRREIEGYGGVVVDGRVEVVAALDDPAGPRFRVTIDGGAEVAARRVVLATGLADVLPELPGLAAHWGAGVVVCPYCDGYEVRDRRIGVLATGPGSLHHVQMLRQWSPDVTFLVAGGTADGAPLAIDAATRAGIDARGIRVEEAAVVRVLGDRGALEGVELADGRRVPLDSLFAMPGVAPRDAIARALGAATEDTPWGPFVAVDPMGRTSVPGLLVAGNASSASANVPVAMAAGTMAGAMANADLVTEDVAIAMAAMPAAAVAR, encoded by the coding sequence ATGGACATCACGCAGCGCATCGAAGGTCAGCAGGAGTGGGACGCGGTCGTCATCGGGGGCGGCCTGGCGGGGTCGAGCGCGGCGCTCATGCTCGCGCGGGCCCGTCGGAGCGTGCTGGTCGTCGACGCGGGCCAGCCCCGCAACGCCGTCGCCGCGCACATGCACGGCGTGCTCGGCCACGACGGGAAGCCGCCGCGGCAGCTCGTCGCCGAGGGGCGACGCGAGATCGAGGGCTACGGCGGCGTCGTGGTCGACGGGCGCGTCGAGGTGGTCGCGGCGCTCGATGACCCCGCCGGCCCGCGCTTCCGCGTGACGATCGACGGCGGCGCCGAGGTCGCCGCCCGCCGCGTGGTCCTCGCGACCGGCCTCGCCGACGTCCTCCCCGAGCTGCCCGGCCTCGCCGCGCACTGGGGCGCGGGCGTCGTCGTCTGCCCGTACTGCGACGGCTACGAGGTGCGCGACCGCCGCATCGGCGTGCTCGCGACCGGACCCGGCAGCCTCCACCACGTGCAGATGCTGCGCCAGTGGTCGCCAGACGTCACGTTCCTCGTGGCGGGCGGGACGGCGGACGGCGCGCCTCTCGCGATCGACGCCGCGACCCGCGCCGGGATCGACGCCCGCGGGATCCGCGTGGAGGAGGCGGCGGTCGTGCGCGTGCTCGGCGACCGCGGTGCGCTGGAGGGCGTGGAGCTCGCCGACGGACGGAGGGTCCCGCTCGACTCGCTCTTCGCCATGCCGGGCGTCGCCCCGCGGGACGCCATCGCCCGCGCGCTCGGCGCCGCGACCGAGGACACGCCCTGGGGGCCGTTCGTCGCGGTGGACCCGATGGGCCGGACGAGCGTCCCCGGCCTCCTCGTCGCGGGCAACGCGTCCAGCGCCTCGGCGAACGTGCCTGTGGCGATGGCCGCGGGCACCATGGCGGGCGCGATGGCGAACGCCGACCTGGTCACCGAGGACGTGGCGATCGCGATGGCGGCGATGCCGGCGGCGGCCGTCGCCCGGTAG
- a CDS encoding alpha-galactosidase — translation MPDTAAPSALLHLRASGVSLFLDLTEGRLPAVVHWGADLGDTTGDDLATLVLAAVEPIAGSVADDPIRLAILPEAHTSWTGKPGLEGHRDGADWSPLFRVTSATVDGDPLPAGIDGRPGSASAGAALVHVDAVDEVAGLGLALDVELLPSGLVRTRAEVTNLGATTYSVGGVTLALPLPAEAREILDFAGRWGLERTPQRRELVVGIHEREGRKGRTGPDAATLLSVGTPGFGFRQGEVRGVHVAFSGNHRHYAERLSTGRQVIGGGELLLPGEVRLAQGEAYASPWVYAAYGDGLDDQAARFHRHLRARDTHPRRDRPMTINVWEAVYFDHDLARLTDLADRAAALGVERYVLDDGWFRHRRDDHAGLGDWYVDEDVWPDGLGPIIDHVTGLGMEFGIWFEPEMVNEDSDLARAHPEWIMATGGRLPVRARDQQVLDLAIPEAYDHVLERMTAILSENDIAYIKWDHNRDLVDAGIAPRGEAGVHLQTLAAYRLMDELKARFPGLEIESCSSGGSRVDLGVLERTDRVWVSDCIDPLDRQTMMRWTMQLLPPELMGSHIASRVSHTTGRAHRLAFRAGSALYGHLGIEWDLAQATDEEDADLAAWIALYKEERALMHTGTVVRADESDPTLLVYGAVAEDAGSALFFLASIGRSEVSPRGRFLLPGLDPERRYRVEPVRVGTPEPGFAAPAWWDGVELTGRALAASGLHAPLMLPESIAILRVTAV, via the coding sequence ATGCCCGACACCGCCGCCCCCTCCGCCCTCCTCCACCTCCGGGCGTCCGGCGTCTCCCTGTTCCTCGACCTCACGGAGGGCCGCCTGCCGGCCGTCGTGCACTGGGGCGCCGACCTCGGCGACACGACCGGGGATGACCTCGCGACCCTGGTGCTCGCGGCCGTCGAGCCGATCGCGGGCAGCGTCGCCGACGACCCCATCCGCCTCGCGATCCTCCCCGAGGCCCACACGTCGTGGACCGGCAAGCCCGGCCTCGAGGGCCACCGCGACGGCGCCGACTGGTCGCCGCTGTTCCGCGTCACGTCCGCCACCGTCGACGGCGATCCGCTCCCCGCCGGCATCGACGGCCGCCCCGGATCCGCGTCCGCCGGCGCCGCGCTCGTGCACGTCGACGCCGTCGACGAGGTCGCGGGCCTCGGCCTCGCGCTCGACGTCGAGCTGCTGCCGTCCGGCCTCGTCCGCACGCGCGCGGAGGTCACGAACCTCGGCGCCACGACCTACTCCGTCGGCGGCGTCACGCTCGCGCTGCCCCTGCCGGCCGAGGCCCGCGAGATCCTCGACTTCGCCGGACGCTGGGGCCTCGAGCGCACGCCGCAGCGCCGCGAGCTCGTGGTCGGGATCCACGAGCGCGAGGGCCGCAAGGGCCGCACCGGCCCCGACGCCGCGACGCTCCTCTCCGTCGGCACGCCGGGCTTCGGCTTCCGGCAGGGCGAGGTCCGCGGCGTCCACGTCGCCTTCAGCGGCAACCACCGCCACTACGCCGAGCGCCTGTCCACCGGCCGCCAGGTGATAGGCGGCGGCGAGCTGCTGCTGCCCGGCGAGGTGCGCCTCGCGCAGGGCGAGGCGTACGCGAGCCCGTGGGTCTACGCCGCGTACGGCGACGGCCTCGACGACCAGGCCGCCCGCTTCCACCGCCACCTGCGCGCGCGGGACACGCACCCGCGCCGCGACCGGCCCATGACGATCAACGTGTGGGAGGCCGTCTACTTCGACCACGACCTCGCGCGCCTGACGGACCTGGCGGATCGCGCCGCGGCCCTCGGCGTCGAGCGCTACGTGCTCGACGACGGCTGGTTCCGCCACCGCCGCGACGACCACGCCGGCCTCGGCGACTGGTACGTCGACGAGGACGTCTGGCCGGACGGCCTCGGCCCGATCATCGACCACGTCACGGGACTCGGCATGGAGTTCGGCATCTGGTTCGAGCCCGAGATGGTCAACGAGGACAGCGATCTGGCGCGCGCCCACCCCGAGTGGATCATGGCCACGGGCGGCCGCCTCCCCGTGCGCGCCCGCGACCAGCAGGTGCTCGACCTCGCGATCCCCGAGGCGTACGACCACGTGCTCGAGCGGATGACCGCGATCCTGTCCGAGAACGACATCGCCTACATCAAGTGGGACCACAACCGCGACCTGGTGGATGCCGGCATCGCGCCGCGCGGCGAGGCCGGAGTGCACCTGCAGACGCTCGCCGCGTACCGCCTCATGGACGAGCTGAAGGCGCGCTTCCCCGGCCTCGAGATCGAGTCGTGCTCGTCCGGCGGATCCCGCGTCGACCTCGGCGTGCTCGAGCGCACCGACCGCGTCTGGGTCTCCGACTGCATCGACCCGCTCGACCGGCAGACGATGATGCGCTGGACCATGCAGCTCCTCCCGCCGGAGCTGATGGGCTCCCACATCGCGTCGCGCGTCAGCCACACCACGGGCCGCGCGCACCGGCTCGCGTTCCGCGCGGGCTCGGCGCTCTACGGCCACCTCGGCATCGAGTGGGACCTCGCGCAGGCCACCGACGAGGAGGACGCGGACCTGGCGGCGTGGATCGCCCTCTACAAGGAGGAGCGCGCGCTGATGCACACGGGCACGGTCGTCCGCGCGGACGAGAGCGACCCGACCCTGCTCGTCTACGGCGCGGTCGCGGAGGACGCCGGCTCCGCGCTGTTCTTCCTCGCGTCGATCGGCCGCTCCGAGGTCTCCCCGCGCGGCCGCTTCCTGCTGCCTGGCCTGGATCCCGAGCGCCGCTACCGCGTGGAGCCCGTGCGCGTCGGCACCCCCGAGCCCGGCTTCGCGGCGCCGGCCTGGTGGGACGGCGTCGAGCTGACGGGCCGCGCGCTCGCCGCGTCGGGTCTGCACGCGCCGCTGATGCTGCCCGAGTCGATCGCGATCCTGCGGGTCACCGCGGTCTGA
- a CDS encoding aldo/keto reductase: MTYVAHPDRYSSMPYRRSGRSGLKLPELSLGLWHNFGTARPIDTQRAIVRRAFDLGITHFDLANNYGPPPGSAETAFGRILAEDLRPYRDEIVISSKAGYLMWDGPYGEWGSRKSMLASLDQSLGRMGLEYVDVFYSHRPDPETPIEETMGALATAVHQGKALYAGISNYSPEQTERAVAALAEHKVPLTIHQPSYSMFNRHVEGGLLPVLEETGSGCIVFSPLAQGLLTDRYLSGSIPADSRAATSGFLDESAVSSVYLERARGLQAVAEGRGQTLAQLALSWVLRHPGITSALIGASSVEQLEQNVAAAGAPALTDDELAAIEPFAVDGTGR, from the coding sequence ATGACCTACGTCGCTCATCCCGATCGCTACTCGTCCATGCCGTACCGCCGCTCCGGCCGCTCGGGCCTCAAGCTCCCCGAGCTGTCCCTCGGCCTCTGGCACAACTTCGGCACCGCCCGCCCGATCGACACCCAGCGCGCCATCGTCCGTCGCGCGTTCGACCTCGGCATCACGCACTTCGACCTCGCCAACAACTACGGCCCGCCTCCCGGCAGCGCCGAGACCGCGTTCGGCCGGATCCTCGCCGAGGACCTCCGCCCGTACCGCGACGAGATCGTCATCTCCTCCAAGGCGGGCTACCTCATGTGGGACGGCCCCTACGGCGAGTGGGGATCCCGCAAGTCGATGCTCGCGTCACTCGATCAGAGCCTCGGGCGCATGGGCCTCGAGTACGTCGACGTCTTCTACTCGCACCGGCCGGATCCGGAGACGCCCATCGAGGAGACCATGGGCGCGCTCGCGACCGCGGTGCACCAGGGCAAGGCGCTCTATGCCGGGATCAGCAACTACTCGCCCGAGCAGACCGAGCGCGCGGTGGCGGCGCTCGCCGAGCACAAGGTGCCGCTGACCATCCACCAGCCGAGCTACTCCATGTTCAACCGGCACGTCGAGGGCGGGCTGCTGCCCGTGCTCGAGGAGACGGGATCCGGCTGCATCGTGTTCTCGCCGCTCGCGCAGGGGCTGCTCACCGACCGCTACCTGTCGGGATCCATCCCCGCGGACTCGCGCGCCGCGACCAGCGGGTTCCTCGACGAGTCCGCGGTCTCGTCGGTCTACCTGGAGCGGGCGCGCGGCCTGCAGGCCGTCGCCGAGGGGCGCGGGCAGACGCTGGCGCAGCTCGCGCTGTCGTGGGTGCTGCGGCACCCGGGGATCACGAGCGCGCTCATCGGCGCGTCGAGCGTGGAGCAGCTGGAGCAGAACGTGGCCGCGGCCGGCGCTCCCGCGCTGACGGACGACGAGCTCGCGGCCATCGAGCCGTTCGCGGTCGACGGCACCGGACGCTGA
- a CDS encoding ATP-dependent Clp protease ATP-binding subunit, which translates to MANMQGAPATDENAKTALEQYGVNLTEIAKSGKLDPVIGRDAEIRRISQVLTRRTKNNPVLIGEPGVGKTAVVEGLAQRIVAGDVADSLKGKQLVSLDLAALVAGAKYRGEFEERLKAVLKEIDDADGEIITFVDELHTLMGAGGGEGSVAASNMLKPMLARGELRLIGATTLDEYRQYIEKDAALERRFQQVYVGEPSVEDTVAILRGLKGRYEAHHQVPITDAALVAAASLSNRYIPARQLPDKAIDLIDEAASRLRMEIDSSPVEIDELRRAVDRMRLEELALKREKDEASKARLAKLREDVAAREQTLGELQRRWEAERASVNRVGKLKDELNELRIRAERAQREGNLEKASRLLYGEIPVIEREVAQAEAAESVPSAEDRMVNEQVTAEDVAAVVAAWTGIPVGRLLQGETEKLLHLEQELGKRLIGQKPAVRAVADAVRRTRAGISDPDRPTGSFLFLGPTGVGKTELAKALAEFLFDDEKAMVRIDMSEYGEKFAVSRLVGAPPGYVGYEQGGQLTEAVRRRPYSVVLLDEVEKAHPEVFDVLLQVLDDGRLTDGQGRTVDFRNVILVLTSNLGSQFISDATLPLDQREQAVQQLVRQTFKPEFVNRLDDIVVFQTLSMDDLAQIVELYIDRLGVRLSDRRLSLGVTPDARRWLAERGHDPLYGARPLRRLMQREIDDRLARELLAGDIRDGDAVRVDLAPDGEGLTVSRAWSDEPEDAAPGA; encoded by the coding sequence GTGGCCAACATGCAGGGCGCACCCGCCACCGACGAGAACGCGAAGACCGCGCTCGAGCAGTACGGGGTGAACCTGACCGAGATCGCGAAGAGCGGCAAGCTCGACCCGGTCATCGGACGCGACGCGGAGATCCGGCGCATCAGCCAGGTGCTCACGCGGCGCACCAAGAACAACCCGGTGCTCATCGGCGAGCCCGGCGTCGGCAAGACCGCCGTGGTCGAGGGCCTCGCCCAGCGCATCGTCGCGGGCGACGTGGCCGACTCGCTCAAGGGCAAGCAGCTCGTGTCGCTGGATCTCGCGGCGCTCGTCGCGGGCGCCAAGTACCGCGGCGAGTTCGAGGAGCGGCTGAAGGCGGTGCTCAAGGAGATCGACGACGCCGACGGCGAGATCATCACCTTCGTCGACGAGCTGCACACGCTCATGGGCGCGGGAGGCGGCGAGGGATCCGTGGCCGCGTCCAACATGCTGAAGCCCATGCTCGCGCGCGGCGAGCTCCGCCTCATCGGCGCCACCACCCTCGACGAGTACCGCCAGTACATCGAGAAGGACGCCGCGCTCGAGCGCCGGTTCCAGCAGGTGTACGTCGGCGAGCCGAGCGTCGAGGACACGGTCGCGATCCTCCGCGGGCTCAAGGGCAGGTACGAGGCGCACCACCAGGTGCCCATCACGGACGCGGCGCTCGTCGCGGCCGCGTCCCTCTCGAACCGTTACATCCCGGCTCGCCAGCTCCCGGACAAGGCCATCGACCTCATCGACGAGGCCGCGTCGCGCCTGCGGATGGAGATCGACTCGTCGCCGGTGGAGATCGACGAGCTGCGGCGCGCGGTCGACCGCATGCGGCTCGAGGAGCTCGCGCTCAAGCGCGAGAAGGACGAGGCGTCGAAGGCGCGGCTGGCGAAGCTGCGCGAGGACGTCGCCGCGCGCGAGCAGACCCTCGGCGAGCTGCAGCGGCGCTGGGAGGCGGAGCGCGCGAGCGTCAACCGCGTCGGCAAGCTGAAGGACGAGCTGAACGAGCTGCGGATCCGCGCCGAGCGGGCCCAGCGCGAGGGGAACCTCGAGAAGGCGTCGCGGCTGCTGTACGGCGAGATCCCGGTGATCGAGCGGGAGGTCGCGCAGGCCGAGGCCGCCGAGTCGGTGCCGTCGGCCGAGGACCGCATGGTGAACGAGCAGGTGACGGCCGAGGACGTGGCGGCGGTCGTCGCGGCATGGACGGGGATCCCCGTCGGCCGGCTGCTCCAGGGCGAGACCGAGAAGCTGCTGCACCTCGAGCAGGAGCTCGGCAAGCGCCTCATCGGCCAGAAGCCGGCCGTGCGGGCCGTCGCCGACGCGGTGCGCCGCACGCGCGCCGGCATCTCGGATCCCGACCGGCCCACGGGCTCCTTCCTCTTCCTCGGCCCCACCGGCGTCGGCAAGACGGAGCTCGCGAAGGCCCTCGCCGAGTTCCTGTTCGACGACGAGAAGGCGATGGTGCGCATCGACATGAGCGAGTACGGCGAGAAGTTCGCCGTCTCGCGCCTGGTGGGCGCGCCTCCCGGGTACGTCGGCTACGAGCAGGGCGGCCAGCTCACCGAGGCCGTGCGCCGCCGCCCGTACTCGGTGGTGCTGCTCGACGAGGTCGAGAAGGCGCACCCCGAGGTGTTCGACGTCCTGCTCCAGGTGCTCGACGACGGACGGCTCACCGACGGCCAGGGCCGCACGGTCGACTTCCGCAACGTGATCCTCGTGCTCACCAGCAACCTCGGCTCGCAGTTCATCAGCGACGCCACGCTGCCGCTCGACCAGCGCGAGCAGGCCGTGCAGCAGCTCGTGCGCCAGACGTTCAAGCCGGAGTTCGTGAACCGGCTCGACGACATCGTGGTGTTCCAGACGCTGTCGATGGACGACCTCGCGCAGATCGTCGAGCTCTACATCGACCGGCTCGGCGTGCGGCTCTCGGACCGCCGGCTCTCTCTCGGCGTCACGCCGGATGCGCGCCGCTGGCTCGCCGAGCGCGGCCACGACCCGCTGTACGGCGCCCGGCCGCTGCGCCGGCTCATGCAGCGCGAGATCGACGACCGCCTCGCGCGCGAGCTGCTCGCGGGCGACATCCGCGACGGCGACGCCGTGCGGGTCGACCTCGCGCCCGACGGCGAGGGCCTCACGGTCAGCCGCGCGTGGAGCGACGAGCCGGAGGACGCGGCGCCAGGAGCCTGA
- a CDS encoding GNAT family N-acetyltransferase yields MSAGAAGASGAPAAPAASAAAVAARDPRAAAALLDGLADRGWPAEHRERHAGWILRAAGGVTKRANSALPVGPVADPEAALDAVEAFARVHGIDACVQVSPATEPADLPARLAARGYVAEARTLVLVADATAAAERLADAAPADPALRVTVADAPDEAWLDAWWSVDGRGGSAELDVARRILERGPSSYAAVRDGDRVLATARLALVGGWGGLFAVATRPEARRRGLSRAAMGAAVRAGVERGITGLWLQVVAENDGARALYDGLGFQPASRYEYWARTRQPSDATRSSRNPA; encoded by the coding sequence GTGAGCGCGGGCGCGGCCGGCGCATCCGGCGCACCGGCCGCACCCGCCGCGTCGGCCGCCGCCGTGGCCGCGCGGGACCCGCGCGCCGCGGCCGCCCTGCTCGACGGACTCGCGGACCGGGGCTGGCCGGCCGAGCACCGCGAGCGGCACGCGGGCTGGATCCTCCGCGCGGCCGGCGGCGTGACGAAGCGCGCGAACTCGGCGCTGCCGGTCGGCCCCGTCGCCGATCCGGAGGCCGCGCTGGACGCGGTCGAGGCGTTCGCGCGCGTCCACGGCATCGACGCGTGCGTGCAGGTGTCGCCCGCGACCGAGCCGGCCGACCTGCCTGCCCGGCTCGCGGCGCGCGGCTACGTCGCCGAGGCGCGCACGCTCGTGCTGGTGGCCGACGCGACAGCCGCGGCGGAGCGCCTCGCGGACGCGGCACCCGCGGATCCCGCGCTCCGCGTCACGGTCGCGGACGCCCCCGACGAGGCTTGGCTCGACGCCTGGTGGAGCGTCGACGGGCGCGGGGGATCCGCGGAGCTCGACGTCGCGCGCCGGATCCTCGAGCGCGGCCCGTCCTCCTACGCCGCCGTGCGCGACGGCGACCGCGTGCTCGCCACCGCGCGCCTCGCGCTCGTCGGGGGCTGGGGCGGGCTCTTCGCCGTCGCGACGCGCCCCGAGGCCCGGCGCCGGGGCCTGTCGCGGGCGGCCATGGGCGCGGCGGTCCGCGCGGGCGTGGAGCGGGGGATCACGGGCCTCTGGCTGCAGGTCGTGGCCGAGAACGACGGCGCCCGGGCCCTGTACGACGGGCTCGGCTTCCAGCCGGCGTCGCGCTACGAGTACTGGGCCCGCACCCGCCAGCCGTCCGACGCGACCAGGTCGTCGAGGAACCCGGCGTAG